In one window of Hevea brasiliensis isolate MT/VB/25A 57/8 chromosome 10, ASM3005281v1, whole genome shotgun sequence DNA:
- the LOC110664389 gene encoding methyl jasmonate esterase 1 — protein MYGCIESFHIVKMSSEDFRKSIDRGIETKKHFVLVHGSGHGAWCWYKIVPLLKWAGHQVTALDLGASGINPKQLNELKSFSDYVYPLMEFIASLPLDERVILVGHSYGGLGLSLAMENFPEKILVAVFVTAYMPNFIHPPVTLVQEFFKRTPPESLLDCQITFHQGPENLPISAAFGPQYLEAMMYHNSQPEDLELAKLLLRPFKFFLEDLAKESLLTEAKYGSIKRVFVVCKEDAVMKEEIVQWMIENSPTEQVKLIDGADHMVMLSKPEELCKIFQEIADNY, from the exons ATGTATGGCTGTATTGAATCATTTCATATAGTAAAAATGAGTTCTGAAGATTTCAGAAAAAGCATAGATAGAGGAATAGAGACTAAGAAGCACTTTGTTCTGGTTCACGGATCTGGCCATGGTGCTTGGTGCTGGTACAAAATTGTGCCTCTTCTCAAATGGGCTGGTCACCAGGTCACTGCTTTAGATCTTGGAGCTTCTGGGATCAATCCAAAGCAGCTAAATGAGCTCAAATCTTTTTCTGATTATGTGTATCCATTAATGGAATTCATAGCCTCTCTTCCTCTAGATGAGAGGGTAATCTTAGTGGGTCACAGCTATGGTGGTCTTGGCTTGTCTCTAGCCATGGAGAACTTTCCTGAGAAAATCTTGGTAGCAGTTTTTGTCACAGCTTATATGCCAAATTTCATTCATCCACCAGTAACTCTAGTACAAGAA TTCTTCAAGAGAACCCCACCAGAATCCCTTTTAGATTGCCAGATAACTTTCCATCAAGGACCAGAAAACCTGCCAATATCAGCTGCTTTTGGGCCACAGTATTTGGAGGCCATGATGTATCACAACAGCCAACCAGAG GACTTGGAATTAGCCAAATTGCTACTCAGGCCCTTCAAGTTTTTCCTGGAAGACTTGGCCAAGGAATCTCTGCTAACTGAAGCTAAATATGGATCGATAAAGCGGGTTTTTGTAGTTTGCAAAGAAGATGCAGTTATGAAAGAGGAAATCGTGCAATGGATGATCGAGAACAGCCCAACTGAGCAAGTGAAGCTTATTGATGGAGCTGATCATATGGTCATGCTGTCAAAACCAGAAGAGCTCTGCAAAATTTTCCAGGAAATTGCAGACAATTATTAG
- the LOC110664332 gene encoding methyl jasmonate esterase 1 encodes MKETIINFNFLRANMQNSKHFVLVHGICHGAWCWYKILALLKAAGHRVTALDLGGCGVNSNSNSKQLNHQISSISISDYLQPLMDFLASLPEEEKVILVGHSYGGMAISLAMESFPNKILVAVFVTAFMPNCAFPPATLVLEFFKRTPMESLLDFQFFFDDGPEKLPTSALFGPNYMAANLYQHCQPEDMELAKMLIKPSRLLLKELSKESLLTEDKFGSVNRVFIVCESDGLLKKDLQEWFLEIMPTKDVKFIAGADHMVMLSKPIELCHMFLDIADRY; translated from the exons ATGAAAGAAaccataattaatttcaattttttaagaGCAAATATGCAGAACTCAAAGCACTTTGTTCTAGTTCATGGGATTTGCCATGGAGCTTGGTGCTGGTATAAGATTCTTGCACTGCTTAAAGCAGCTGGTCACCGTGTCACTGCTCTAGACCTTGGTGGTTGTGGAGTCAACTCTAACTCCAACTCCAAGCAGCTCAATCATCAGATTTCTTCCATTTCCATATCGGACTATTTGCAGCCCCTCATGGATTTCTTGgcctccctccctgaagaagagAAGGTGATCTTAGTGGGTCACAGCTATGGAGGCATGGCTATTTCTCTAGCCATGGAAAGTTTTCCTAACAAGATCTTGGTGGCTGTTTTTGTCACTGCCTTTATGCCAAATTGTGCATTCCCACCTGCAACTCTTGTTCTGGAg TTCTTCAAGAGGACTCCAATGGAGTCCCTCTTGGATTTCCAGTTCTTTTTTGATGATGGCCCAGAAAAGTTACCTACTTCAGCTTTGTTTGGGCCAAATTACATGGCAGCCAATCTCTATCAGCATTGTCAACCGGAG GATATGGAATTGGCAAAGATGTTGATAAAGCCAAGTCGGCTGTTATTGAAAGAGTTGTCCAAGGAATCACTATTAACAGAAGATAAATTCGGGTCAGTAAATCGGGTTTTTATCGTCTGCGAATCTGACGGGCTGTTGAAGAAAGATCTCCAGGAATGGTTCCTTGAAATTATGCCAACCAAAGATGTGAAGTTCATAGCCGGAGCCGACCACATGGTCATGCTCTCTAAACCCATTGAGCTGTGCCACATGTTCTTGGATATTGCTGACAGATACTAA